A genomic window from Vitis riparia cultivar Riparia Gloire de Montpellier isolate 1030 chromosome 16, EGFV_Vit.rip_1.0, whole genome shotgun sequence includes:
- the LOC117933900 gene encoding 21 kDa protein-like, translating to MEGSFFSSHFLPALLIFLSLTSYINLSSAARPAADKASTEFIRTSCGTTTYPRLCYTSLSAHASVIQTSPKLLADTALAVTLSTARSTSSLMSKMVQSHGLKPREVATMQDCVEELSDSVDQLRRAMGEMTQIKGSNFGLMMDDIQTWVSAALTDEDTCTDGFAGNAMNGNLKTTVRARVVNIAHMTSNALGLINSYASLHN from the coding sequence ATGGAAGGCTCATTTTTTTCTAGCCATTTCCTTCCAgctcttctcatttttctttcccttacttCCTATATAAACTTAAGCTCAGCAGCCAGGCCTGCTGCTGATAAAGCCAGCACCGAGTTCATCCGAACATCTTGTGGTACAACCACTTATCCCAGACTTTGCTACACCTCCCTCTCAGCTCATGCCAGTGTAATCCAAACCAGCCCCAAGCTTCTAGCAGACACAGCCCTTGCTGTGACCCTTTCAACCGCACGATCTACATCATCCCTGATGTCAAAGATGGTGCAAAGCCATGGCCTAAAGCCTAGAGAAGTTGCAACCATGCAGGACTGTGTGGAAGAGTTGAGCGACTCAGTAGATCAGCTTCGAAGAGCAATGGGGGAGATGACCCAAATAAAAGGCTCCAATTTTGGGCTCATGATGGATGACATACAAACATGGGTTAGTGCTGCCTTGACGGATGAGGACACATGCACTGATGGGTTCGCCGGAAACGCCATGAATGGGAATCTAAAGACCACCGTGAGGGCTCGCGTAGTTAACATCGCGCATATGACTAGCAACGCCTTGGGTTTGATCAATAGTTATGCTTCCCTTCACAATTAG
- the LOC117933117 gene encoding uncharacterized protein At2g29880-like isoform X2: MASQRRRPFQWPPLSLRPPSSASENLPISGTRVLIDEVRSSNQVPMDDGSMSLSQMKHSEGFEVHKSVSEKRNSTWIDEMDNFLVDRLMEQMHKGQKIGGVFTKTAYAIVAREIGENFELSCNSEHIKNRMKTFKKNFYAAQEVLQSSSGFGFNESTQMIEATTEVWTTYTKAHPGTSQLRYKPIRNYDKLSILLRKDQATGSLAAGAKERQLRWAHEQNLDDTIPLGSSQHGIRDETFAYVENEATNETSFSSADASISAPKSNKETKKRKAKYVNIVSEELRSIRVGMDAVVAALDRSNLQNYTEKQLFEEIAKIGGMSDVSQ; this comes from the exons ATGGCTTCTCAACGTCGTCGACCCTTTCAATGGCCACCACTATCACTCCGACCACCTTCGAGTGCCTCTGAAAACCTACCAATTTCAGGCACCCGAGTTCTCATTGATGAAGTGCGTTCTTCAAATCAAGTTCCCATGGATGACGGATCCATGTCTTTAAGTCAG ATGAAACATAGTGAAGGCTTTGAAGTGCACAAAAGTGtaagtgaaaaaagaaactcGACTTGGATTGATGAAATGGACAACTTTTTGGTTGATCGATTAATGGAGCAAATGCATAAAGGGCAAAAGATAGGAGGAGTCTTCACCAAGACAGCTTATGCAATAGTTGCTCGAGAAAttggggaaaattttgaattgagttGTAACTCTGAGcacataaaaaatagaatgaaaacttttaaaaaaaacttttatgctGCTCAAGAAGTTTTGCAAAGTAGTAGTGGATTTGGTTTCAATGAATCAACTCAAATGATCGAAGCTACCACGGAAGTATGGACTACTTACACTAAG GCACACCCAGGAACATCTCAGCTCAGATACAAACCTATTAGAAATTATGATAAGTTGTCCATTCTTCTTAGAAAAGATCAAGCAACAGGAAGTCTTGCTGCAGGTGCAAAAGAAAGACAACTTCGTTGGGCCCATGAACAAAATTTGGATGACACGATTCCATTAGGATCATCACAACATGGGATCAGAGATGAAACATTTGCTTATGTTGAAAATGAAGCAACAAATGAGACATCTTTCTCATCTGCAGATGCATCTATTTCTGCACCAAAGtccaacaaagaaacaaaaaagcgAAAAGCAAAATATGTCAACATTGTAAGTGAAGAATTAAGGTCAATTAGAGTTGGAATGGATGCAGTTGTTGCGGCTCTTGATAGAAGCAACCTTCAAAATTATACAGAAAAGCAATTGTTTGAAGAGATTGCTAAGATTGGAGGCATGAGTGATGTATCTCAATGA
- the LOC117933117 gene encoding putative nuclease HARBI1 isoform X1 produces the protein MERLTLMDNEDCYNQLRMGKDAFARLVNILRGTGRLRNNAHSNVEEQVVKFLHIVGHNLRNRTMKFYFKRSSETISRHFHQVLRSIISLDDVFLKQPDGLKCPQEIKDNTKFWPYFKDCIGVIDGSHFRVKVSNDVVQRYRGRKYYPTQNVLATCSFDLKFTYVLPGWEGSTSDSRILDNALVRDFDKLIVPQGKYFLADAGFQLKTGFLTPYRSTRYHLKEYSVHQPENARDVFNLRHSSLRNAIERAFGVLKKRFSIIASGTEPHYPVDTQFDIILACCILHNYLMGVDPDERLIAKVDRELFSKEAEFESMVLSLAEKCKEGEILREKIAMDMWKDYNRNR, from the exons ATGGAAAGACTTACACTAATGGATAATGAAGATTGTTATAATCAACTACGTATGGGAAAGGATGCATTCGCAAGACTAGTAAACATTCTTCGGGGAACAGGTCGTCTTAGAAATAATGCACATAGTAATGTAGAAGAACAAGTTGTCAAATTCCTTCACATTGTTGGTCATAATTTAAGGAATAGaactatgaaattttatttcaagcGTTCTAGTGAAACTATTAGTCGCCACTTTCATCAAGTTCTTAGATCTATAATATCTTTAGATGATGTCTTCTTAAAGCAGCCTGATGGATTAAAGTGCCCTCAAGAAATCAAGGACAATACCAAATTTTGGCCCTACTTTAAG gaTTGCATAGGGGTGATTGATGGGTCACATTTTCGTGTAAAAGTGTCAAATGATGTTGTGCAAAGGTATCGAGGGCGAAAGTACTATCCAACACAAAATGTTTTAGCAACATGTTCCTTTGACTTGAAGTTCACATATGTTTTACCTGGTTGGGAAGGATCTACGTCAGACTCGAGAATCCTAGATAATGCATTAGTGagagattttgataaattgattGTTCCACAAG GTAAATATTTTTTGGCTGATGCGGGTTTTCAGCTAAAAACTGGATTTCTTACCCCATATAGAAGCACTCGTTACCATTTAAAAGAGTATAGTGTTCATCAACCAGAAAATGCTCGAGATGTTTTCAACCTTCGACACTCGTCCTTGAGAAATGCAATTGAAAGAGCATTTGGTGTTTTGAAGAAAAGATTTTCAATAATAGCTAGTGGGACAGAGCCACATTACCCTGTTGACACACAATTTGATATTATACTAGCATGTTGTATCCTCCATAACTATCTCATGGGTGTTGATCCAGATGAAAGATTAATAGCAAAGGTCGATAGAGAGCTTTTTAGCAAAGAAGCGGAATTTGAATCAATGGTCTTGAGTTTAGCTGAAAAATGCAAGGAAGGAGAAATCTTAAGGGAGAAAATAGCCATGGACATGTGGAAAGATTACAATAGAAACCGTTGA